A genomic window from Pseudoalteromonas piratica includes:
- a CDS encoding glycosyltransferase, which yields MKHKKQHILVLPINYPSDANPIAGTFFKEQVKAIASAGYKVGVLSFNALPLKKWSQCHSKIENSKGIIIDQTCFPSLPKLISVNHKIRTYFVKKKIKRYINKNGHPDLIHVHVHSSAEAAIWAKQRFGIPYVITEHYSHFANNQLNSYQLKYAKRAFQYANERLCVSQSLGNTLTELFQLSFKCIPNILDPRFKLDNKLISSTPYLLSVGSLSKVKNHQLLLKAFSRISQERPELNLIIAGEGPLKKDLISLSHELGISKRVKFIGNKTKSELTKLMSGAIRFCLPSNYETFGVVLIESMACGTPVIATNVGGIPEIVDSSELGILCNDDVESYSMAILNSLSTSYDNSKISYTTINNYGKESFLKKIEAVYSNLIVKTEP from the coding sequence ATGAAACATAAAAAACAACATATACTGGTACTTCCTATCAACTACCCTAGTGATGCCAATCCAATTGCAGGTACATTCTTTAAGGAGCAGGTTAAGGCAATTGCTTCAGCAGGGTATAAAGTTGGGGTTCTTTCATTTAATGCTCTACCTTTAAAAAAATGGTCTCAATGTCACTCAAAAATTGAAAATAGCAAAGGCATTATAATTGATCAAACATGCTTCCCATCTTTGCCAAAGTTGATTTCTGTTAATCACAAAATACGTACTTATTTTGTTAAAAAAAAGATAAAACGATACATAAATAAGAATGGTCACCCTGACTTAATTCATGTCCATGTACATTCATCTGCCGAAGCCGCGATTTGGGCGAAACAGCGGTTTGGTATCCCCTATGTGATAACAGAGCATTACTCACACTTTGCCAACAATCAATTAAATTCATATCAACTAAAATATGCAAAGCGAGCGTTCCAATATGCAAATGAGAGGCTTTGTGTTAGCCAATCATTGGGAAACACTTTAACCGAATTATTTCAGCTGAGCTTTAAATGTATTCCTAATATACTTGATCCTCGCTTTAAACTTGATAACAAGCTAATTTCTAGTACACCTTATTTACTGAGTGTGGGCTCTCTTAGCAAAGTAAAAAACCATCAATTATTATTGAAAGCATTTTCACGTATTAGTCAAGAAAGGCCAGAATTAAATCTTATTATTGCTGGGGAAGGCCCCTTAAAAAAGGACCTTATATCACTCAGTCATGAACTAGGCATTTCAAAGCGCGTAAAGTTCATAGGTAATAAAACTAAATCTGAGTTGACCAAGTTAATGAGTGGAGCCATTCGATTTTGTTTGCCAAGTAATTATGAAACATTTGGTGTTGTATTAATTGAATCAATGGCTTGTGGCACCCCGGTTATTGCAACAAACGTAGGTGGGATTCCTGAAATAGTAGACTCTTCTGAGTTAGGAATCCTTTGTAACGATGATGTTGAAAGCTACAGTATGGCTATTTTGAATTCGCTCAGTACATCTTATGATAATTCTAAAATATCCTACACTACGATAAATAATTATGGTAAAGAATCATTTTTAAAGAAAATAGAAGCGGTTTATTCAAATCTAATTGTTAAAACAGAGCCTTAA
- a CDS encoding oligosaccharide repeat unit polymerase, producing the protein MLLRYISLARLILVFASLYSIGLVFGNKVHLVVPALSLMNLLMPCILILCLYLFPKVGASLAEQSITFALLLYCVAVFVTVLFFHNAEQLKDAFYSLHILLIFIITYYVVTYSNISFSQFFNWFFCLYIALVLLSILQFLGNLGVVPTIWAEDENTPHGIALVRGPSGNPNNLAVMCMLFFSMLHWQAYRLGKKHAKIVLVGITLVILLLTLSRLAVILFFSYFLFFLVYRKQYVKFLIATTSVLFLLTASFVAIQNLEPVKAENESEVFFARNINRIIAIRDITKTTGSSSSSLRLNSYQYFFENIDRAIFPYGSGNYERFYTNTKFDNSLISKNPHSFIIESTLAFGFIAPLLFAFIFFMMCKNILKNRNDKFFLLFAGYFLLLINVPSSILRAPVVWMLLFLVYHLCLKKEKTQSLSQMTNFELKNESKPQ; encoded by the coding sequence ATGCTGTTACGTTATATTTCTCTTGCTAGATTAATACTAGTTTTTGCATCTCTTTATAGTATTGGTCTAGTATTTGGTAATAAGGTTCATTTAGTCGTTCCTGCTTTGTCTTTGATGAACCTTTTAATGCCATGTATCTTAATTTTATGTCTATATTTATTCCCCAAAGTTGGCGCTTCTTTAGCTGAACAGTCAATAACTTTTGCCTTATTGTTATATTGCGTAGCTGTTTTTGTAACTGTTTTATTTTTTCATAATGCGGAACAATTAAAAGATGCATTTTATAGCTTGCACATACTCTTAATTTTTATAATTACCTATTACGTTGTTACATATAGCAACATTTCTTTTTCTCAATTCTTTAATTGGTTTTTTTGTCTTTATATTGCATTAGTACTTCTATCTATTTTACAGTTTCTGGGTAATTTAGGCGTGGTACCGACCATTTGGGCTGAAGACGAAAATACGCCACATGGTATCGCTTTAGTTCGAGGTCCTTCAGGTAACCCTAATAATTTGGCTGTAATGTGTATGTTGTTCTTTTCAATGTTACATTGGCAGGCTTATAGGCTTGGCAAAAAACATGCAAAAATAGTGTTAGTAGGCATTACTTTGGTGATTTTATTACTTACGCTATCACGTTTAGCCGTAATTTTATTTTTTAGTTATTTTTTGTTTTTTTTAGTTTACCGTAAGCAGTATGTAAAATTTCTTATTGCAACTACGTCAGTCTTATTCTTGCTTACAGCTTCATTTGTAGCTATTCAAAACTTAGAACCTGTAAAAGCAGAAAACGAATCAGAAGTGTTTTTTGCACGTAATATCAATAGAATAATTGCTATTAGAGATATAACTAAAACTACGGGCAGCAGTAGCAGCAGTTTAAGGCTTAACTCGTATCAATATTTTTTTGAGAATATCGATAGAGCTATTTTTCCGTATGGAAGTGGAAATTATGAACGCTTTTATACCAATACAAAATTTGACAATAGCTTGATATCTAAAAACCCTCACTCATTTATAATTGAGAGCACACTAGCTTTCGGTTTTATTGCACCTTTATTATTTGCGTTTATATTTTTTATGATGTGTAAAAATATATTGAAAAATAGAAATGATAAATTCTTTCTACTGTTTGCTGGGTATTTTTTGTTACTCATTAATGTCCCATCATCTATCCTTCGTGCACCTGTAGTTTGGATGTTGTTGTTTTTGGTATACCATTTGTGCCTGAAAAAGGAAAAAACTCAGAGTCTATCACAAATGACTAATTTTGAGCTTAAAAATGAAAGTAAACCTCAGTAG